The Acetivibrio cellulolyticus CD2 genome segment GTGGCTTAGCACTAAAATAGCAGTTTTTTTGTAAGTATTTGCTTATCAAGTATTTGAGGTTTATACTTATATAACTTTTTGATTAAATTATTTTGGATATGAAAACATGAGAGATTTTGAGAAAACATATGATTGAAGTATGTATATTATTTTAAAGAGGCGAATATTGATTATGGGACGATAAAACGTAGAGTGTGACACTTTAAAATGCAGATTTGCGGATGTATAATCGTGTTAATTAATTAACAACGAGTAAAACTCAATAAATAATAAAGGGGGCAAATTTATATGTTAGTCGATTTAGGTTCGATTTTTGTACCGGTACTGATAGTTTCAATTATACTGGTTTTATTCTTAGTCTGGAAAATCATAGGCCTTAGAATAATTCCAAACAACAAAATCGGTATAGTAGAAAAATGGTGGTCTACTAAAGGCTCTTTGAATGAACAAATTATAGCTTTAAATGGTGAAGCTGGTTATCAGCCTGAGGTATTAAGAGGAGGTATTCACTTTAGAACGCCTCTACAGTACAAGGTACACATAGTACCACTTGTAACAATACCACAGGGGCAGATTGGATATGTGTTTGCAAGAGATGGAAAACCTCTTGAACCTACTCAGACTCTAGGCTGTATTGTACCTGATAGCAATAACTTTCAAAGTACACGTGACTTCATTGTAAATGGTGGACAGAGAGGTCCACAGAGAGGGATAATCCGTGAAGGTACCTACGCTTTTAATCTGGCACAGTTTATGGTAATAACTGAGGAAAAAGTTTATTACCTCCCGATGGGAACAGCAGGTGAACATGAGACAATAAACAGAATGACAGAGACATTGAGGGAAAGAGCCGGGTTTAGACCTATAGTTATCAGTGGATCTGATGACATGATTGGGATAGTTACTATACATGACGGACCTTCACTTAATAAGGATGATATTATAGCACCAACTGTAGGTGATAACTCTGCCAACAGCGAGATATATCATAACAACTTCCAGGACCCTGAGAAGTTTCTGAAGGCAGGTGGCTTCAGAGGTAGACAGCATCAGGTACTTGTTGATGGAACATACTTCATAAACAGATTGTTTGCAACAGTTGAGTTTATTAATAAGACTATTATTGAAGTAGGATTTGTAGGAGTAGTAATATCATATATAGGTCCTAAAGGTTCAGATTATTCAGGTGAAGAGTATAAGCACGGGGAACTTGTTGAAAATGGGTACAGAGGTGTATGGAGAGAGCCTCTAATGCCAGGTAAGTATGCTTTCAATACTTATGCAGGAAAGATTGTGAGGATACCTACAACAAACATTATTTTGAAATGGATAAGTAACCAAACTGGTAATCACAGATATGACGAGAATTTGAAAGAAGTAAGTCTTATAACAAAGGATGCTTTTGAACCGTCACTTCCGCTATCAGTCGTAATGCACATTGACTATAAAAAGGCTCCGTTGGTTATACAGAGGTTTGGAGATATAAAAATGCTGGTTGATCAGACATTGGACCCAATGGTATCGGCATACTTTAAAAATATTGGTCAGACTAAGACACTTATACAGATTATTCAGGATAGAAATGAAATACAGGAAACTTCATCAAATGAGATGAAATTAAAATTCAATCATTACAGCTTGGAACTTGAAGAGGTTCTTATAGGTACACCTTCATCATCTGCAAATGATAACAAGATAGAGCAGATACTAACTCAGCTAAGGGATAGGCAGGTTGCATTAGAACAGGTTGAAACGTATTCACAGCAACAAAAGGCTGCCGACAAGGAAAGAGAACTCAAAGAATCCGAAGCAAAAGCGGCTCAACAAAGACTCTTAACGGAATCCGATATTAATATACAGATTCAGGCTAACCAGGGTAAAGCTGAATACCAGAGATCATTGCAGGAGGCATCAAAGATAAAAGCCATAGCAGATGCAGAAGCAAGCAAAATTAAGAGTATATCTCAAGGTGAAGCAGCTAAAATTAAAGCTATAGCAGAGGCAGAAGCTGAAAGAGAGGCAAAGGTTGGTATAGGTAAGGCGATGGCAATTGAAGAACAGGTAAGAGCGTATGGCGGTTCAAGATACCAGCTTGTACAGGATATTATGAACAGGTTTACGGCAGCTATTGAAAAATCCGGTGTTGACCTGGTTCCTAAAACTGTTATCAACATGGGTTCAAGTGAGGGTGGTAATATAACAAATGCCTTTGAACTTCTTTTAGGTCTCGTAGTTAATGAAAAACTTAGCTTGGGAGATGGATCTGGTGAGAAAGAAGAGAATACAAGAGTTAAAGAGATCAAAGAGTTGATTCTAAGTACAGCCGGAAGCAAGTTGCCGGTTAAGGATCAGGAAGTGAAAGATACAAAACCGAAAGAGTAGTCCTCTTATAATTTAGTTTTAGAGTTTTTCATCTAGAATAAATATTGAAACAAGAAACTTAAATTTCGTGATACCTATTGGTTGAAATTTAAGTTTCTTGTTTTTGTTCCAAATCTAGAAATGATATATGACAGCGAGTTGATTCAATGGAGACCTCAGTGATTTCTTTACACGCTTAAGTTTCATAATTTGTGAAAATATACCTTGTGCTGGCATATACAAATACAGAAAAATCTTATATAATATATACTTATATATGAATAAAAAAGATTCCAATATAAAAAACAACTTAATAAAATTAGCTATGTTTCTTTCAGTTGTATTATTGTCAGCTTTTTTCCTTATGACTGCAATAAATATGTTGAAATTACCCAATACCGGACTGGGTGGAGGCGAGAATACCAACAAAAGTTCTTCGGGGGAGAACAGTAAACCACCAAAGGTGAGCTCTGACTCAAAAGATTATGGCTCTGATTTTGATGATTGGAAAGATAGGGTTGATAAGAGAAGAGCTGAAAGAAAAGGCAACATAACTCCCGGAGAGGAATACTCATATGGGGAAAACCCTGAAGGCGGTAGCAATGGTGAAGGAGAATATCAAATACCTGAAGATGTTCCCAATATAGATATTTCCGGAGATCAGGAGATTCCCAATATTCCGTTTGGTAGTGGAGATTCCGGAAGTACTATAGCGATTACCAATAAGAAACCGCCTCACACTGCTGCGTTTGAAGTTCTTGGTTACCCCAATTATCCATTCTTAAAGGTAATGGTAATGGAAAACTACTTTAATAACCACTGGACTGTAGCAAAAGAGGAGTCCGAAGTCAAGATCAATTTTGATAAGAAATTGGATGAAAACTATAGTGCCAATTCAGTCAAGATTAAACCTGTTGTGCCTTCAAACGGTTATTTGCCTGTCTTATCGGGTAATATTGATTTTAAATACCGTACAAGTGTTGATTGGTATAAGAACTCAGAAACATATTATTCTAATGAGCCTGTAAGTGATTCTTATGAAATGGATTATGAGGCACCGGCAAATATTGAGCAGCTTGCATTTGCAAATACAGATGACTCATATGCGTATACTATATCTGTACCTGATGAAATTGATAAAGTTGTTGATAGTATAATTGAAAACTGTGTTAGTGATTATGATGTAATAAAGGCTGTGGGGGATTACCTAAATATCAATTATGTATTAAGCGATGAAACTATAAACAACTATGGTGAAAATGATGGTATTGTAGCATTCCTCAGGAATAAAGGCGGTAAGGGAAATACCCTAGACTTTATGTCAGCCTATGCTTATTTATTAAAGGTGGCAGGCATACCATGCAGGTTGGCTGTTGGTTATAGGATTAACCAGAGTCTGCCATATCAGGTGGTTTATAAGGATCAGACATATATATATCCTGAGATTAAGTTTGAAGGATACGGATGGGTACCAATGGATGTTTTTGGTTATAATCCTTCTTTTACACCGCCTAATGCGACTTTTACAGAAATAACTTATGCCAGTGCAGAGGCAAAAAGGGGTACCAGCTTTACTGTAAAAGGTACGGTGAAGGATGCAAAAGGAACAATGCTTGATAACATGGCAGTATTGATTTATGTAAAGCAATCGAAATCTGAGAATACTCTTTCATATGTCAAAGCGGATGTACACGGCGGATATTTTGAGGTAAATTGCGAATTGAAATTCAACACTGGTGCAGGAAAATATCAGGTTGTAGCAGATCTTCTTGAAAA includes the following:
- a CDS encoding SPFH domain-containing protein, whose protein sequence is MLVDLGSIFVPVLIVSIILVLFLVWKIIGLRIIPNNKIGIVEKWWSTKGSLNEQIIALNGEAGYQPEVLRGGIHFRTPLQYKVHIVPLVTIPQGQIGYVFARDGKPLEPTQTLGCIVPDSNNFQSTRDFIVNGGQRGPQRGIIREGTYAFNLAQFMVITEEKVYYLPMGTAGEHETINRMTETLRERAGFRPIVISGSDDMIGIVTIHDGPSLNKDDIIAPTVGDNSANSEIYHNNFQDPEKFLKAGGFRGRQHQVLVDGTYFINRLFATVEFINKTIIEVGFVGVVISYIGPKGSDYSGEEYKHGELVENGYRGVWREPLMPGKYAFNTYAGKIVRIPTTNIILKWISNQTGNHRYDENLKEVSLITKDAFEPSLPLSVVMHIDYKKAPLVIQRFGDIKMLVDQTLDPMVSAYFKNIGQTKTLIQIIQDRNEIQETSSNEMKLKFNHYSLELEEVLIGTPSSSANDNKIEQILTQLRDRQVALEQVETYSQQQKAADKERELKESEAKAAQQRLLTESDINIQIQANQGKAEYQRSLQEASKIKAIADAEASKIKSISQGEAAKIKAIAEAEAEREAKVGIGKAMAIEEQVRAYGGSRYQLVQDIMNRFTAAIEKSGVDLVPKTVINMGSSEGGNITNAFELLLGLVVNEKLSLGDGSGEKEENTRVKEIKELILSTAGSKLPVKDQEVKDTKPKE
- a CDS encoding transglutaminase domain-containing protein, with amino-acid sequence MNKKDSNIKNNLIKLAMFLSVVLLSAFFLMTAINMLKLPNTGLGGGENTNKSSSGENSKPPKVSSDSKDYGSDFDDWKDRVDKRRAERKGNITPGEEYSYGENPEGGSNGEGEYQIPEDVPNIDISGDQEIPNIPFGSGDSGSTIAITNKKPPHTAAFEVLGYPNYPFLKVMVMENYFNNHWTVAKEESEVKINFDKKLDENYSANSVKIKPVVPSNGYLPVLSGNIDFKYRTSVDWYKNSETYYSNEPVSDSYEMDYEAPANIEQLAFANTDDSYAYTISVPDEIDKVVDSIIENCVSDYDVIKAVGDYLNINYVLSDETINNYGENDGIVAFLRNKGGKGNTLDFMSAYAYLLKVAGIPCRLAVGYRINQSLPYQVVYKDQTYIYPEIKFEGYGWVPMDVFGYNPSFTPPNATFTEITYASAEAKRGTSFTVKGTVKDAKGTMLDNMAVLIYVKQSKSENTLSYVKADVHGGYFEVNCELKFNTGAGKYQVVADLLENDLYRTSTSDPEMKVFTDTSIELNTKASVVGSSFKVEGRLLDSYSNEGVIGQELNVEFQSRTELGSITSSDEGKFSTVIELNKLGKLSPEKDFFLVKSYNIPYKMNFTGTDIFFPSSSNGSIYVWQILWLRIWLTLAALIIMVVAPIIIYNFRRRRVKDLESMDMVLAFDGSSQKVTVPAATSLVKKESHEQISILFPQIKDGYPDVWGVNEELLMRFEDSSQNWDEIKETFCKKGVYSISVSAGTGKIAKKYINIVDYREEVIANGKKLLKGLSKSIVINDKMTLREILSLTSAELTTLKYMILEQIFDIMEKAVYSLNDITRDDYELFYMCIQKYMNQA